One Ahaetulla prasina isolate Xishuangbanna chromosome 1, ASM2864084v1, whole genome shotgun sequence DNA window includes the following coding sequences:
- the TPGS1 gene encoding tubulin polyglutamylase complex subunit 1 gives MAANEKRRSSPAAAAATGTDQGRSALSANGVSEGEAEFLLQSGVTDMVREALLKVLEARPEKPVDFLAGYFEKLTQSSSPEAAAAASTEALSDGGDPQRQLRLDRALWYLGLAHHSHRTAFNNNVHSAYNALSAEGKGKKPGVDGKTYSELLRLLCQERGASDETLQPLLQKVSCRDHEAVPFDIFRYGVLTCLILLEFLAKADGLYDALDDGSEAADKRLCTAVLGTLEDALHITDASPPIRCLEAGSKLRPDCLAMAMDRALLERKASVAMKKDEFLKRASSIFVTRVKSVH, from the exons ATGGCGGCCAATGAAAAGAGACGCTCTTCccccgcggcggcggcggcaaccGGGACCGATCAGGGCCGGTCGGCCTTGTCAGCGAACGGCGTCTCCGAGGGCGAGGCGGAGTTCCTCCTGCAGTCCGGCGTGACCGACATGGTGCGAGAGGCTCTCCTAAAAGTCCTCGAAGCCCGGCCGGAGAAACCCGTCGATTTCCTAGCCGGCTACTTCGAGAAGCTGACGCAGAGTAGTAGcccggaggcggcggcggcggcgtcgaCGGAGGCCTTGTCGGACGGCGGGGATCCCCAGCGGCAGCTGCGTCTCGACCGGGCCTTGTGGTATCTGGGCCTGGCCCACCATTCCCACAG GACGGCCTTTAACAACAACGTCCACTCCGCCTACAATGCTCTCAGTGCTGAGGGCAAGGGCAAGAAACCCGGCGTCGACGGGAAGACCTACAGCGAGCTGCTGCGACTGCTCTGCCAAGAGAGGGGCGCCTCCGACGAGACCTTGCAGCCCCTCCTGCAGAAGGTCTCGTGCCGGGATCACGAAGCGGTGCCCTTCGACATCTTCCGTTACGGCGTCCTCACCTGCCTGATCCTTCTCGAGTTCCTAGCCAAGGCCGACGGTCTCTACGACGCCCTCGACGACGGCTCGGAAGCCGCCGATAAAAGACTCTGCACGGCCGTGCTGGGCACCCTGGAAGATGCCCTCCACATAACCGACGCCTCTCCTCCCATCCGTTGCTTGGAAGCCGGATCCAAGCTCAGGCCAGACTGCTTGGCGATGGCGATGGACCGGGCGCTCTTGGAGAGGAAAGCCAGCGTGGCCATGAAGAAGGACGAGTTCCTCAAGAGGGCTTCCTCCATCTTTGTGACCAGAGTGAAGTCCGTTCACTGA